Proteins found in one Nitratiruptor sp. SB155-2 genomic segment:
- a CDS encoding NAD(P)-binding domain-containing protein encodes MQALYDIAIIGAGPAGIGTAIESFIFGIKNILLIEKAENHSATIRTFYKDNKRVDKDWMGQKVECEGRIIFMDGTKETTLDLFDKMLDRHKIETRFNTEVEKVEKKGDIFIVTTTNNDTFQAKNVVIAIGKMGKPNKPSYKIPPSIKQFVNFNLDKCQKGEKVLVVGGGNSAAEYAYFLADTNNVTLNYRREKFTRLNPENERIINEYANGDKLRLKLGVDITGLESEHGKPKVNFTDGSSEVYDRIIYAIGGTTPTEFLKKCGIEVVDNRVEVNENYETKTPGLFAAGDIVTPTGGSIAIALNHGYRIAKHIKERLGE; translated from the coding sequence ATGCAAGCCCTTTACGATATCGCCATTATAGGAGCAGGTCCTGCCGGAATCGGGACAGCAATAGAGAGTTTTATCTTTGGTATCAAAAATATTTTGCTGATCGAAAAGGCCGAAAACCACTCTGCCACCATCAGAACGTTCTATAAAGACAACAAACGGGTGGATAAGGACTGGATGGGACAAAAGGTGGAGTGTGAAGGACGGATCATTTTCATGGATGGAACCAAAGAGACCACCCTCGATCTTTTCGACAAAATGCTTGATCGGCACAAAATCGAGACACGTTTCAACACCGAAGTAGAAAAAGTGGAAAAAAAGGGGGATATATTTATCGTAACGACTACAAACAACGATACGTTTCAAGCAAAAAATGTGGTCATCGCTATCGGTAAAATGGGCAAACCAAACAAACCCTCCTACAAAATCCCTCCAAGCATCAAACAGTTTGTCAACTTCAATCTGGACAAATGCCAAAAAGGTGAGAAGGTTCTGGTGGTCGGTGGTGGAAATTCTGCGGCAGAATATGCCTACTTTTTAGCCGATACCAACAATGTCACACTCAACTACCGCAGAGAAAAGTTTACCAGACTCAACCCAGAAAACGAACGCATCATCAACGAGTATGCCAATGGGGACAAATTGAGACTCAAACTTGGAGTGGATATCACGGGCCTAGAAAGTGAACACGGAAAACCCAAAGTCAACTTCACTGATGGTTCAAGTGAAGTGTATGACCGCATCATCTACGCCATAGGTGGAACAACACCAACGGAGTTTTTGAAAAAATGTGGCATCGAGGTAGTGGACAATAGAGTAGAAGTCAATGAAAACTATGAAACAAAGACACCAGGACTCTTTGCAGCCGGTGATATCGTCACACCGACCGGAGGATCCATCGCCATTGCACTCAATCACGGATACCGCATAGCCAAACATATCAAGGAGCGGTTGGGAGAGTGA
- a CDS encoding TrkH family potassium uptake protein, whose amino-acid sequence MDLHSIKNIAKFLSTIGLVLSLFLTIPSLTGLVYHEPIKPYLIFNLIFFLFHYLLFSLLWKHPAQMSIKEGIFAVNLVWILLGIGGGIGLYLTSNVTFAQAFFEAISGFTTTGATIYGDIESLSHTTLMLRSLYHWLGGMGIIVLGVGLLTIINPTGSLTLFKAESTGVTLEKLTPKIKDTAKRLWAVYIALTLFDALLLYAGGMNLFDAVNHAFSTISTGGFSTKNASLGYWENNTFILWVTTLFMFLSGINFIAHLKALSKDFSGYRSEEVLWYTAVFLFLSFALSVIHIYIGHDTFFNAVTHSFFTISSIITTTGFASTDYGQWSPIAIALIFIPMFIGANAGSTAGGVKVIRYVVLLKNLGAQIKQILHPNAVIGVYIDQKRIGSKILGSVSGFFFIYILTTLLLSFYLYAKGYDYLTAMSASIAVIGNIGPGFGHVGPADNFTIFSEFDKVVLAIFMIIGRLEFYTFIILFSREFWKKF is encoded by the coding sequence GTGGATCTACACTCTATAAAAAACATCGCAAAATTTCTATCTACAATAGGACTCGTCCTCTCCCTTTTTCTGACCATACCCTCTTTGACCGGACTTGTGTACCATGAACCCATCAAACCATATCTTATATTCAATCTCATCTTTTTCCTGTTTCACTACCTACTCTTTTCTTTGCTATGGAAGCATCCGGCACAAATGAGCATCAAAGAGGGAATCTTTGCCGTTAATCTTGTCTGGATACTGCTTGGTATCGGTGGTGGAATCGGTTTATATCTCACCTCCAATGTCACATTCGCTCAGGCTTTTTTCGAAGCGATCAGTGGTTTTACCACAACGGGAGCGACAATTTACGGCGATATCGAATCCCTATCACACACAACTTTGATGCTCCGAAGTCTCTATCACTGGCTAGGCGGTATGGGAATCATCGTTTTGGGTGTCGGCCTTTTGACTATCATCAATCCAACTGGGTCATTAACGCTATTCAAAGCCGAATCAACCGGCGTTACCCTGGAAAAACTGACACCAAAAATCAAAGATACGGCAAAAAGGCTCTGGGCAGTCTATATCGCTTTGACACTATTTGATGCTCTTTTGCTCTATGCCGGGGGTATGAATCTTTTCGATGCCGTCAATCACGCATTTTCCACCATCTCTACAGGAGGCTTCTCTACGAAAAATGCAAGTCTTGGATACTGGGAAAACAACACATTCATTTTATGGGTAACGACGCTTTTCATGTTCCTGAGCGGTATCAACTTCATCGCCCACTTAAAAGCTCTCTCAAAAGATTTCAGTGGATATAGAAGTGAAGAGGTGTTATGGTATACAGCCGTTTTTTTGTTCCTCTCTTTTGCATTGAGCGTCATTCATATATACATAGGACATGACACTTTTTTCAACGCCGTTACGCACTCCTTTTTCACTATCTCTTCCATTATCACTACAACGGGATTTGCATCCACCGATTACGGACAATGGTCGCCAATCGCTATCGCTCTTATTTTCATTCCGATGTTTATCGGCGCCAATGCAGGCAGTACCGCTGGGGGTGTCAAGGTTATCCGATACGTGGTACTTCTTAAAAACCTTGGAGCGCAAATCAAACAGATTTTGCATCCAAATGCCGTCATTGGAGTCTATATCGATCAAAAACGCATCGGCAGCAAGATCTTAGGAAGTGTCAGTGGCTTTTTCTTCATCTACATTCTCACCACGCTCTTACTCTCATTCTATCTTTATGCGAAAGGATATGATTATCTAACGGCAATGAGTGCCTCCATAGCAGTCATTGGCAATATCGGTCCCGGTTTTGGACATGTGGGACCGGCCGACAACTTTACCATTTTCAGTGAATTTGATAAAGTGGTTTTGGCAATTTTCATGATTATAGGGAGGCTAGAGTTTTATACATTTATCATCCTCTTCTCCCGTGAGTTCTGGAAAAAATTTTAA
- a CDS encoding EAL domain-containing protein — protein MRFKHFAIFILILGFIITTSSVMFYANEIQNSLYEHYKEDIKEKLLEIKIFLEDPLMDQNQIATYLDRIKNSSHYIEAIYVLDKDRKIVFKTSGNIQKFISLPTLSLDQLNKKHLQNRQWIKIDIPITMFDKKTQTEQEKSLVIVLRTDFVREIIAQSMQKQLAWLIGFIAIVFLITSFGFYYFYKKVLALYQWTKKPEKRADLLFIELNEIEYSIFEKIERIERLNRELQEAFQKENYLRTLMELVSKINELMVKEEDFEIFLQECIRYFKEYRYFIKVYIKIAQYAVGDKDIDVTKAVHIDIAAFQEIYGTLYIEKDGVFLEEELKILEELAGDVAFAYHTFLQKKEKENILFYNAITHLPNINYFLIHKRELIFQTIIYIDIHHFKLFNDLFGIEFGDKLLRRFAEELKRFELPTFHALTDQFFMLFNGSIEEAKTFAKTVVDFFDAISIKVDGVDIDLHIHCSIIDANIDNALQKAYFAVKTATLNNPIVIYDSTLIEKRHEIFKQKYIKLKQLISERKVLAYRQNVIDNHTKKVVYSEILARIDDHGTILTPYHFMDITQQSGLYFDLVQQMYENIFSYLQRNKQHISINLSFRDIEHEKIRTYLLKNFELYGRYITIEILETEYMQTQSIVQSFLNEVKRYGIQIAIDDFGSGYANFDYVLKLGADYIKIDGSLIKNLTNEVNYTIVKHIVSLAKDLGVKTVAEFVENEEIYQLVCSLGIDYSQGYYFHRPEPLS, from the coding sequence TTGCGTTTTAAACATTTTGCGATTTTTATTCTAATTCTCGGGTTTATCATTACTACTTCTTCTGTAATGTTTTATGCAAATGAAATCCAAAATTCTCTTTATGAGCATTACAAAGAGGATATAAAAGAGAAACTATTAGAGATTAAAATCTTTTTGGAAGATCCTTTAATGGATCAAAATCAAATTGCAACCTATTTAGATCGTATTAAAAATAGTTCACACTATATCGAAGCAATTTATGTATTGGATAAAGATAGAAAAATAGTTTTTAAAACGAGTGGAAATATTCAAAAATTCATTTCTTTGCCTACCTTATCCCTAGACCAACTAAATAAAAAACATCTTCAAAATAGACAGTGGATAAAGATTGATATACCGATAACGATGTTTGATAAAAAAACGCAAACTGAACAGGAAAAGAGTCTTGTAATCGTGCTTCGTACAGATTTTGTTCGAGAAATAATTGCACAATCGATGCAAAAACAGCTTGCTTGGCTGATCGGTTTCATTGCTATTGTTTTTTTAATAACCAGTTTCGGATTTTACTACTTTTACAAAAAGGTTTTAGCACTCTATCAGTGGACCAAAAAGCCTGAAAAAAGAGCGGATTTACTGTTTATTGAACTCAATGAAATCGAATACAGTATTTTCGAGAAAATCGAAAGAATAGAGAGGCTTAACAGGGAACTTCAAGAAGCTTTTCAAAAAGAGAACTATTTGAGAACATTGATGGAATTGGTTTCAAAAATCAATGAGTTGATGGTGAAAGAGGAAGATTTTGAGATCTTTTTGCAAGAGTGTATTCGATATTTTAAAGAGTATCGATATTTTATAAAAGTCTACATTAAGATTGCACAATATGCTGTTGGAGATAAAGATATTGATGTCACCAAGGCGGTCCATATCGATATTGCCGCCTTTCAAGAAATTTATGGGACCTTGTATATTGAGAAGGATGGGGTGTTTTTGGAAGAGGAATTGAAAATTTTAGAAGAATTGGCCGGAGATGTCGCTTTTGCCTATCATACCTTTTTGCAAAAAAAAGAGAAAGAAAATATTCTTTTTTACAATGCTATTACTCATCTTCCTAATATCAACTATTTTTTAATACACAAACGTGAGTTGATATTTCAAACGATTATTTATATTGATATACACCATTTCAAACTTTTTAATGATCTCTTCGGTATAGAGTTTGGCGATAAACTGCTAAGAAGATTTGCTGAAGAGTTGAAGCGATTTGAACTCCCTACATTTCATGCTTTAACAGATCAATTCTTTATGCTTTTTAATGGTTCGATAGAAGAAGCAAAGACATTTGCCAAAACAGTTGTTGACTTTTTTGATGCTATAAGCATCAAAGTGGATGGAGTGGATATTGATTTGCATATCCACTGTTCTATTATTGATGCAAATATTGATAATGCGTTACAAAAAGCCTATTTTGCAGTAAAGACTGCGACTTTAAATAATCCAATTGTTATATATGATTCTACACTCATTGAAAAAAGGCATGAGATTTTCAAACAAAAGTATATTAAATTAAAACAGTTAATCAGTGAACGAAAAGTCCTTGCATATAGGCAGAATGTGATTGATAATCATACGAAAAAGGTAGTATATAGTGAGATTTTGGCACGTATTGATGACCATGGAACCATATTGACACCATACCATTTTATGGATATTACTCAACAAAGTGGACTCTATTTTGATTTAGTACAACAGATGTATGAAAATATTTTCTCCTATTTACAACGCAATAAACAACATATCTCTATAAATCTTTCTTTTCGGGATATTGAACATGAAAAGATTAGGACATACCTTTTGAAGAATTTTGAATTGTATGGTAGATATATTACTATCGAAATTTTGGAGACTGAATATATGCAAACGCAAAGTATCGTTCAGAGCTTTTTAAATGAAGTGAAAAGATATGGTATACAGATTGCAATTGATGACTTTGGTAGTGGATATGCAAATTTTGATTATGTACTAAAGCTTGGTGCCGATTATATCAAGATAGATGGTAGTTTGATAAAAAATCTTACGAATGAAGTGAACTATACGATAGTAAAGCATATTGTCAGTCTTGCAAAAGACCTCGGTGTAAAAACAGTTGCAGAATTTGTTGAAAATGAGGAAATTTATCAGCTTGTTTGTTCACTCGGTATCGACTATTCGCAAGGATACTACTTTCATAGGCCAGAGCCACTTAGTTGA
- a CDS encoding thioredoxin family protein: protein MRIFVSLMVPFILFAGILWQKDFATAQKIAKKRNLPIMVFYESHDCSWCKKMLETTFKDPSIIKRMQDIVAVRVFKEEKNFPSWIQSKYTPTIFFLTPDGKEIIRPILGYQNSEYFHSYLDDVQRRKKRFMGE, encoded by the coding sequence ATGAGAATTTTTGTGAGTTTAATGGTCCCTTTTATACTGTTTGCAGGAATTCTTTGGCAAAAAGATTTTGCAACGGCACAAAAGATAGCGAAAAAAAGAAATCTTCCCATAATGGTCTTTTATGAGAGCCACGACTGCTCTTGGTGCAAGAAGATGCTCGAAACCACTTTTAAAGACCCATCGATCATAAAGCGAATGCAAGATATCGTAGCGGTTCGAGTTTTTAAAGAGGAGAAAAATTTTCCTTCGTGGATACAGTCGAAATATACTCCTACCATCTTCTTCCTTACTCCAGACGGTAAAGAGATCATCAGACCAATCCTGGGCTATCAGAACAGTGAGTATTTTCACTCCTATCTTGATGATGTGCAAAGAAGGAAAAAGCGGTTTATGGGGGAGTGA
- a CDS encoding nitrate/sulfonate/bicarbonate ABC transporter, substrate-binding protein produces the protein MKRVFVLLLVFLFGFFSGCTTKPTKKVSIVANSWIGYLPIAYAYEKGWLDPMNIRLKWTNSLSESIVLCKSHLCDGLFATQFELLSHEELKKTYKPRFFVDVSYGADKILSNVFLQVLQKIDTIDVYLEVSSVNQALLEAFLREANISAQLRIIDGVQDSFLKEKFKHPSIVVTYEPYATLLKKKGFTEVASSKTLKTIKVIDLFFSNLDKSYVEFIFHQFQRAVHILQKNPKEFYNVVKPYTDGIDYQDFIASLQEIKWVLRPSKNLINFLKHQGFDTKNLVI, from the coding sequence ATGAAGAGAGTATTTGTTTTACTACTGGTGTTTCTTTTTGGCTTTTTTAGTGGATGTACGACAAAGCCTACGAAAAAAGTTAGCATAGTAGCTAATAGCTGGATAGGGTACCTGCCTATTGCTTATGCATATGAAAAGGGCTGGCTAGATCCTATGAATATTCGACTCAAATGGACTAATTCGTTGAGTGAAAGTATTGTTTTATGTAAAAGCCATTTATGTGATGGCCTGTTTGCTACGCAATTTGAGTTACTCTCTCATGAAGAGTTAAAAAAGACTTATAAACCTCGTTTCTTTGTCGATGTATCCTATGGTGCTGATAAGATACTCTCCAATGTCTTTTTACAGGTACTGCAAAAAATAGACACTATTGATGTCTATTTGGAAGTTTCTAGTGTCAATCAAGCCTTATTGGAAGCTTTTTTGCGAGAAGCAAACATTTCAGCACAACTGAGGATTATAGACGGTGTGCAAGATAGCTTCTTAAAAGAGAAGTTCAAACATCCATCCATTGTAGTTACGTACGAGCCCTATGCAACGTTATTGAAGAAAAAGGGCTTTACGGAAGTAGCTTCTTCAAAAACGTTAAAAACAATCAAAGTAATAGATCTTTTCTTTTCCAATCTTGATAAGTCTTATGTGGAGTTTATCTTTCATCAATTCCAACGAGCCGTCCATATTTTACAAAAGAATCCAAAAGAGTTCTATAATGTAGTAAAACCATATACTGATGGTATAGATTATCAAGATTTTATAGCATCTCTTCAAGAAATTAAGTGGGTGCTACGCCCATCCAAAAATTTGATCAATTTTTTGAAACATCAAGGCTTTGATACAAAAAATCTCGTGATATGA
- a CDS encoding GGDEF domain-containing protein, whose protein sequence is MLDIDNFKKINDTKGHLFGDEVLQAFAQILVKNTRKSDIVGRFGGEEFVVVYFDLDEKKAKEKAEHIRLEFEALSQHFEYPLSVSIGMTNKREGDTLSTLLERSDEALYFSKRNGKNRVSYL, encoded by the coding sequence ATGCTCGATATCGATAATTTTAAAAAAATCAATGATACCAAAGGCCATCTTTTTGGCGACGAGGTTTTACAAGCCTTCGCTCAAATTCTGGTGAAAAACACAAGAAAGTCCGATATTGTCGGTCGTTTTGGCGGAGAAGAGTTCGTTGTGGTCTATTTCGACCTGGATGAAAAGAAGGCAAAGGAAAAAGCGGAACACATCCGCCTCGAATTTGAAGCATTGAGTCAACATTTCGAGTATCCGTTGAGTGTGAGCATAGGTATGACGAACAAAAGAGAGGGCGATACGCTTTCTACCCTTCTGGAACGATCCGACGAAGCCCTCTACTTCTCAAAGAGAAACGGTAAAAACAGAGTAAGCTATCTATAA
- a CDS encoding NAD-binding protein — protein MDIIIAGAGRVGFKLAQTLSVKHNIIIIDKNKDALSRLTESIDVMPIYGNIEDPDTFKALIERPYDIFIAVTDNDEANIISTLIADDVIDVKKKIIRLRNPFFAKSSIAHKIGIYEAVFPFIAAARSIKLLLDFPKANNVKNFIFTPQTLVSVLVEESDIHSIKEIESQDIVVVGIERDKKFYIPTDNEAIQQKDLLYLFGQKEEIKRLCDRLNRNAPKQIRKIAIFGAELLGLEIAKAFLEQKVELKIIEKDPELCKRASEILQNRATIINSRYVEHTIFEEENVKNADMVISTSNDDEDNIIRCLEAKEYGVKKTVAVNNDMEFYSLMHKLGIVAVRGPKMSAYYSILKKIASSAVITERHYCGGRGTIFMRKIFPNSPLIDKKIKPLQQEDILSFIIRNSVIHPLKQKTTLKALDVIVVFSKSYLEEKVKKWIYTL, from the coding sequence ATGGATATCATCATCGCCGGAGCTGGTCGAGTCGGATTCAAACTGGCTCAAACACTCTCTGTCAAACACAATATCATCATCATAGACAAAAACAAAGATGCACTCTCTCGTCTTACAGAATCGATCGATGTTATGCCGATATATGGCAATATCGAAGACCCTGACACTTTTAAAGCCCTGATAGAGAGACCCTACGATATTTTTATCGCCGTAACAGACAATGATGAAGCCAATATCATCTCAACTCTTATAGCTGATGATGTGATCGATGTGAAAAAAAAGATCATCCGTCTTCGTAATCCTTTTTTCGCAAAAAGCTCAATAGCCCACAAAATTGGTATTTACGAAGCGGTTTTCCCTTTCATCGCCGCAGCAAGATCTATCAAACTGCTTCTTGATTTTCCTAAAGCGAACAATGTAAAAAACTTTATCTTTACACCCCAGACTCTCGTATCTGTTTTGGTGGAAGAGAGTGACATCCATTCAATAAAAGAGATCGAGTCACAAGATATCGTCGTAGTAGGAATCGAGAGAGACAAAAAATTTTATATACCTACGGATAATGAAGCAATTCAACAAAAGGATCTACTCTATCTTTTTGGGCAAAAAGAGGAGATCAAAAGGTTGTGTGACAGACTCAACCGGAATGCTCCAAAACAGATTCGAAAAATCGCCATTTTTGGAGCCGAACTTCTTGGACTTGAGATCGCAAAAGCGTTTTTGGAGCAAAAAGTAGAACTCAAAATCATCGAAAAAGATCCCGAGCTTTGCAAAAGAGCTTCAGAGATTTTACAAAACAGAGCGACGATCATCAATAGCCGCTACGTAGAGCATACGATCTTTGAAGAGGAAAACGTCAAAAACGCCGATATGGTCATATCGACTAGCAACGACGATGAAGACAATATCATACGGTGTTTGGAAGCAAAAGAGTATGGCGTGAAAAAGACAGTGGCCGTGAACAACGATATGGAGTTTTACTCTTTGATGCATAAACTCGGTATCGTAGCCGTCCGTGGTCCCAAAATGAGTGCATACTACTCCATTTTGAAAAAAATTGCTTCGAGTGCAGTCATCACAGAGCGCCACTATTGTGGTGGTCGAGGAACGATATTTATGCGAAAAATCTTTCCTAACTCTCCCCTCATCGATAAAAAAATCAAACCTTTGCAGCAAGAGGATATTCTCTCTTTCATTATTCGAAACAGCGTTATCCACCCTTTGAAACAAAAAACGACACTCAAAGCACTTGATGTGATCGTCGTTTTTTCAAAATCCTATCTTGAAGAGAAGGTCAAAAAGTGGATCTACACTCTATAA
- a CDS encoding FIST signal transduction protein: MKSFNTVFHSEKQLQTFIKEKGIVNSERLLVQVYSGIVHKTFIEDLLALLASLFPDATIIGSTTAGEIVDSKIYEKNVALSFTNMEHTRIKPDVVTYDQFSSDDPYYDAGVYFKERLVTSDTKFILLLADGMRTNGEELVKGFGKETNIVIGGGLAGDYGQLKNTYVFCKNRVIENGAVAVAFDSKELQVFNYYTTGWKPIGRCFVVTKSTGNIVYELDGEPIYEIYKRYLGKEIAKNLPDSAIEFPLMVEKDGKYIARASIAMNSDGALVFVGNVPESSCVRFGFGNTLLILDTAGKLVKNEMFQKRFESLFIFSCVARKRFLGDLVHEEIRPLKRVSPNIGFFTYGEFVTMNDGHELLNESMTLIAASESEESIKEIDLYNKEFVDDNSTIRAINALINLVEKTTQELEREKSELQSEVQKDGLTGLLNKKSLLRLLKAKLTKRELSFDARYR, encoded by the coding sequence ATGAAGTCATTCAATACTGTTTTTCATAGCGAAAAACAGTTGCAAACGTTTATCAAGGAAAAAGGTATCGTCAACAGTGAGCGACTTTTGGTGCAAGTCTACTCGGGTATTGTTCATAAAACTTTTATTGAAGATCTGCTTGCACTTCTTGCTTCACTTTTTCCCGATGCAACGATCATAGGTTCGACAACGGCAGGTGAGATAGTTGATTCAAAGATTTATGAGAAGAATGTGGCACTCTCTTTTACCAATATGGAGCATACTCGCATTAAACCGGATGTTGTGACATATGACCAGTTTTCATCAGACGATCCTTATTATGATGCAGGTGTCTATTTCAAAGAGCGTTTAGTCACTTCTGATACAAAATTCATTCTGCTTTTGGCCGATGGCATGAGAACCAATGGAGAGGAGCTGGTCAAAGGTTTCGGAAAAGAGACCAATATTGTCATTGGCGGTGGACTGGCCGGTGACTATGGCCAGCTCAAAAATACCTATGTCTTTTGTAAAAACAGAGTGATAGAAAACGGTGCGGTTGCTGTAGCCTTCGATTCAAAAGAGCTGCAGGTATTCAACTACTATACGACTGGATGGAAACCGATAGGTCGCTGTTTCGTTGTAACAAAATCGACAGGAAACATTGTATACGAGCTTGATGGAGAACCGATTTACGAAATCTATAAGCGATATCTTGGAAAAGAGATAGCAAAGAATCTTCCAGACAGCGCCATCGAATTTCCTTTGATGGTGGAAAAGGATGGGAAATATATCGCAAGAGCCTCCATCGCGATGAATAGTGATGGAGCACTTGTTTTTGTAGGTAATGTACCGGAGAGTTCATGTGTTCGATTCGGATTTGGGAATACGCTTTTGATTTTGGATACCGCTGGGAAACTGGTCAAAAATGAGATGTTCCAAAAGCGATTTGAATCTCTTTTTATCTTTTCATGCGTTGCAAGGAAAAGATTTTTGGGAGATCTGGTTCATGAGGAGATCCGTCCCTTAAAAAGAGTATCGCCAAATATCGGTTTTTTTACATATGGAGAGTTCGTAACGATGAATGATGGTCATGAACTTCTCAATGAGAGTATGACTTTGATTGCCGCTTCGGAAAGTGAAGAGAGCATAAAAGAGATTGACTTATACAATAAAGAGTTTGTTGATGACAATAGTACCATTCGTGCCATCAATGCATTGATCAATCTTGTGGAGAAGACTACACAAGAACTGGAAAGAGAAAAAAGTGAACTGCAAAGTGAAGTGCAAAAAGATGGATTGACAGGCCTTTTAAACAAAAAGAGCCTTCTGCGTCTGTTGAAAGCGAAGCTGACAAAAAGAGAGCTCTCTTTTGATGCTCGATATCGATAA
- a CDS encoding TetR/AcrR family transcriptional regulator, with protein sequence METKEKILFQALKLFNQFGTKDISTNHIAKATGISPGNLYYHFRNKEEIIRFLYQKMREEIGFEDLALPETLCDMMAYCKYVATVWWRYRFLKKELVILMQKDPLLQREVQQDTKMQYEKLLQLMEHLMEKGCIVPLTEEMKHHLANTIALYSNFWILFLQTFGEDVSQTMALDVSKEVSKALLPYLSDKAVKELNKCEGV encoded by the coding sequence TTGGAGACAAAAGAGAAAATCTTGTTTCAGGCACTAAAGCTTTTCAATCAATTTGGAACGAAAGATATAAGTACGAACCATATTGCCAAAGCAACAGGTATCAGTCCGGGGAATCTTTACTATCATTTTCGTAACAAAGAGGAGATTATTCGTTTTTTGTATCAGAAGATGAGAGAAGAGATAGGATTTGAAGATCTCGCACTCCCTGAAACGTTATGTGACATGATGGCATATTGTAAATATGTTGCCACTGTTTGGTGGCGATACCGTTTTTTGAAAAAGGAGCTCGTGATTTTGATGCAAAAAGATCCTCTTTTACAAAGAGAGGTCCAACAAGATACCAAAATGCAGTATGAAAAGCTTCTGCAGCTGATGGAGCATCTTATGGAAAAAGGGTGTATCGTCCCATTGACAGAAGAGATGAAACATCATCTCGCAAACACGATTGCACTCTATAGTAACTTTTGGATCCTCTTTTTGCAAACATTTGGGGAAGACGTTTCCCAAACAATGGCTCTAGATGTATCGAAGGAGGTTTCTAAAGCTCTTTTGCCTTATCTGAGTGATAAAGCCGTGAAAGAATTAAACAAGTGTGAAGGAGTCTAA
- a CDS encoding carboxymuconolactone decarboxylase family protein, which yields MAHINLPEFEQMSPAIQEKARPILEKTGKLGEIFKLLAIDENIYNATDVMVQNYLLKQTHLPYFIKEAIALLISKENSCKMCVDVHKNIAKMLGIDEEQIASILEGIDAMDTEERVKELLRFCIRASRKDNYKITKEDIEHLKNLGWSDKEIVEAVAITGYFNYINTLSNVFGLGEEA from the coding sequence ATGGCACATATAAACTTGCCGGAATTTGAGCAGATGAGTCCCGCAATTCAGGAAAAGGCACGTCCTATTTTGGAAAAAACGGGAAAACTGGGCGAAATTTTCAAACTTTTAGCAATTGATGAAAATATCTATAACGCAACCGATGTAATGGTACAGAACTATCTGTTAAAGCAGACACACCTGCCCTATTTTATCAAAGAGGCTATTGCGCTGCTTATTTCAAAAGAGAACAGTTGCAAAATGTGTGTGGACGTACATAAAAATATCGCAAAAATGTTGGGTATCGATGAAGAACAGATCGCTTCGATCTTGGAAGGCATCGATGCTATGGATACGGAGGAGAGAGTGAAAGAGTTGCTCAGGTTTTGTATCAGGGCGAGTCGCAAAGACAACTATAAAATAACAAAAGAGGATATCGAGCATCTTAAAAATCTCGGTTGGAGCGATAAGGAGATTGTGGAAGCAGTAGCCATTACAGGCTATTTTAACTATATCAATACCTTATCCAATGTATTTGGATTGGGAGAGGAGGCTTAG